GAAGGGTGCGGGGCTGCACGCTCCGAAAGTACCGGATCGCGATCAGGCGCGGCGCACGGGGCGCAGCTCGCTGGTGTGGGCGTGGCGGGCGCGCGAGATGCTGATGTTGAGCTCGTAGCCCACCAGCAGGGCGATCATGTTGAGGTAGATCCAGAACTGGACCGCGAGGATGGCGCCGATGGAGCCGTAGAGCGCGTTGTAATCGGTGATGTTGCCGAAGATGAAGGCCAGGGCCTGCGAAAGGACGAGGATGAGGACCAGGGCCACGATGGCGCCCGGGGTGATCAGGTGGAAGCGCTTGCTGCTGGGGTCGCCGGCGTTGTAGAGCAGCGCGATCATGGTGAGCACCAGCAGGGTGCTGATGCCCCATTTGGCGGCGAAGAGCCCGGCCACCTCGAACCATCCGGTGACCAGGCCGTGCGTTTCCAGCCAGGCGATCACCGTGTTGCTGAAGGTGAGCACGGGGATGGCGATCACCACCAGGATGGTGAGGGCCAGCAGAAGGCCGAGGCTGAGCAGACGCTGCTTGAGGGCGCTGTGCCATTGGGTGAGGTTGGTGCTGCCGCTGAAGCCGTGCAGGATGGCATCGATGCTGTTGCTGGCCAGGTACACCCCCACCACGAAGCTCACCGAGAGCAGGGCGCCGTGCTTCTTCACCACCAGGTCGTGCAGGGTGCCTTCGATGAAGCGGTAGACCTCCAGCGGGAGCATCTCCTGGAAGGTGGCGAGCAGCTTCACCTGGAAGTCGGCGATGGGGATGAAGGGGATGAGGGTGAGCAGGACGATGACCGCAGGGAAGAAGGCGACGAAGAGCTTGAAGGCGATGGCTGATGCGCGGGTCTCCAGCCGACCGGTGGCCAGGGCCAGGAAGAAGAAGCGTGAGATGGCGTACAGGCTGAAGCCGTCGAAGCCGGGCAGTCGCACGCGTTTGGCCCAGCGCACCACCTGCCGGAAGGAGCGGGAGAACAGGAGCTTCCGCTTGAGGCGCTCCATCATGGCGCGTCAGAGGGCTTTGAGGCTCAGGTCGAGGCTGGTGGCGCTGTGGGTGAGGGCCCCCACGGAGATGAAGTCGACGCCGCATTCGGCGGTGGCCCGGGCGTTGGCCAGGGTGATGCCGCCGGAGGCCTCGGTGCGATGGCGCCGCCCGATGAGGGCCACGGCCCGGCGCAGGTCGTCGTGCCCGAAGTTGTCCAGCATGATGCGGTCGGCGCCCCCATGCGCCAGGATCTCCTCCACTTCGCGCAGGGTGCGGGCCTCCACCTCGATGGGGATGTCCAGCGCCAGGGCCTTCACATGGTCACGCGCGGCCTCGATGGCCCGGCCCACACCGCCGGCGAAGTCCACGTGGTTGTCCTTGATCAGGATCATGTCGTACAGGCCGAAGCGATGGTTCTCGCCCCCCCCGATGCGCACGGCCCACTTCTCCAGGGCGCGCAGGGTGGGCGTGGTCTTGCGGGTGTCCAGCACGCGGCAGCCGGTGCCGTCGAGGGCGTCCACGAAGCGCCGGGTGAGGGTGGCGATGCCGCTGAGCCGCTGCATGAAGTTCAGCAGCACCCGTTCGGTGGTGAGCAGGGCCTGGACGGGTCCGGTGAGGGTGAAGGCCACATCGCCGGCCTTCACGTGGGCGCCATCCTCCAGCAGGGGGCGCATGTGCAGGTCGGGGTGGGCCTGGGCGCAGATCGCACGGGCCAGATCGACCCCGGCGAGCACGCCGTCCTGCTTCACCAGCAGGCGCATACCGCCCCGGGCTCCGGGGGGAATGGTGCTGCGGGTGGTGTGGTCGCCGTCGCCGATGTCCTCGGCAAGGGCGGCGGTGATGAGGGTCTCGGTCCCGGGGGGCAGCACGGTCAGTGGTCGCTACGGCCCGCCTCGATGCGCAATTGCTTGACCTGCAGCTGGTCGCCGCTGCGCTTCAGGAAGAAGGTCACCCGGAAGTGGCCGGTGCGCGAGCGCAGGATCCCGATGTAGTACTGGTCGCCGAGCTTGCTCTGGCCCTGGTGCTCGACCACCATGCCCACGGGCGGGTTCTCATCGAAGAAGCGCCGCAGGATCTGCTCGGCCTGGGCCTTGCTGTACACGTCGCTCGAGCCTCCGACGGTGAGGTCGATGTTGGGGATGAAATGCTGGGCCAGCTCCTTGGAATTGCCCGTGCCGAGGGCGGCCACCACGCGGTCCTTCACAGCGTCCTGCGCCAGCCCGGGCAGGGCGTGCAGGGCGATCGCGAGGGCCAGGGAAAGGTGCTTTAACATGTCCGGCGGTTCAGGATGTCGGGGCCAATTTCGCAAACATCGGGCCAGCGTGGCATCTTCGGGGCCTCGTACTTGTCAACACCCTGGGGATGCGTATCCGAATGGTCATGGTGGGGCGCAACGCGCCGGGTCCGGTCACCGAGGCCTTCGAGGAGATGCTGGGCCGCCTTCAGCGTTCGTTCCCCGTGGACCAGGTGGTGGTGGCCGATCCGCCCGGCACCGACCCCGAGCGAAAGCGGCGCGAGGGCACCGACCGGTTGTTGAAGGCCGTGGAGAAGGACACGCTGGTGGTGCTGCTCGACGAACATGGCGAGGGCCTGAGCTCCACGGCGTTCGCCGCGCGTCTGGGGCGATGGCGCGATCAGGGGTTGCGCCAGGTGGCCTTCGTCATCGGCGGCGCGTACGGGGTGGACGATCGCCTGCGGTCCCGCGCCACGCACGTCATTGCACTCTCCCCCATGACCTTCACGCACCAATTGGTGCGGTTGGTGCTGGCCGAGCAGCTGTACCGCGCCTCGGAGATCCTGCGCGGAAGCGGATACCATCACTGAGCAGGTCGTTCTCCCGGAGAGAGGGAGTACGGTGTCGCCCACCGTCGCGCACGATGAGGTGGGTGCAACTATTGGCGGTTGACGACCTTTGGCCCATGTCGTTGGTCTGGACCTATTACTACGGGGAGGTCGACATCGCCTATTGGGAATACCTGGTGGGGTCCATCTATCTGGTGGTGATCTATATCTACTTCTCGCGGGTGAAGACGATGGCCATCAAGAAGCACCCGGAGTACAAGCATTTGCTGTGGGGGTTTTTCGCCAAGATCATCGGCGGGCTGGGTTTCAGCCTCATCTACTTCTATTACTACAACGGGGGGGATACGATCATGTATTTCTATTCCGCAGTGGCCATGAGCAACATGTTCTGGCTGGACCCGATGACCTACTTCGACATCGTGACCGGCCCGAACAGTCCGGAGAACCTGGCGCGGTTCAGCATGGAGACGGGCTATCCCATCGGCACGATGTTCTTCGAACCTCGGGCCTATTTCGTCATCCGATTGATCAGTCCCATGGTGATCATGACGTTCAATAGCTATATGATCACCACGGTCGTTCTTGCCAGCATGTCGTACGTGGGCATCTGGAAGTGCTTCCGCACGTTCTCCTCGATGTTCCCCTCGCTGACGGACAAGTTCGCGGTGGCTTTCCTGTACATGCCTTCGGTGGTGTTCTGGGGCTCGGGGATCATGAAGGACACGTTCACCATGAGCGCGGTATGCTGGTGGATCCACTGCTTCGTGCAGTTCTTCTTCAAGCGAAGGTCCCTGGTGGGTAATTTCTTCGGCATGGTGCTGGCCGCCATCATCCTGGTGGTGATGAAGCCGTACATCTTCATGTCCATCTTCCCGGTGTCGATGATCTGGCTGATGTTCAACCGGGTGGCCGGCATGAAGAACGCCCTGATCCGCTTCGTGCTCCTCCCGCTGGCCCTGACCACCATGCTCTTCCTCTCGGTCACCGTGCTCAGTTGGTTGGGCGACAACCTGGACAAATTCTCCTTGGACAAGGTGGTGGACACGGTGATGGTGCTCCAGGAGGACATGTCGCGCGCCGAGCAGTACGGCAACAATTACTTCGACGTGGGCCCCATGGACGGCACCCTGGGTAGCCTGCTCTCCAAGTTCCCGGTGGCCACCAACGCGGCTCTGTTCCGTCCTTACCTGTGGGAGGCCCGCTCGGTGGTGGTGGCCCTCAGTGCCTTGGAGAACCTCTGGTTGCTCGGTCTGACGCTGTTGATGCTCTGGCGCACACGGGTCCTGTTCTTCCTGCGCTGCATCGGCGGTAACCCCGTGGTGCTGATGTGCTTCGTGTTCACCCTGCTCTTCGGTTTCGCCATCGGCATCTCCACCCCGAACTTCGGCGCCCTGGTCCGCTTCAAGATCCCGCTGATCCCCTTGATGGTCTCCGCCCTGTACATCATCGGCTATCTGAACCGCGAACGGATCTGGGCCAAGGTGCGCAACCGGGTGTTCGACCTCAAGAAGTACCGCACGGGCGAAATGGGTGCGGAGGGGCTGATCAGCAGGGAAGCAGTGGCCAAGCGGAAGCGCACCCCACAACAGGCATGAGGAGCACGCAGAGGAGCCGGGCCTGCGCGCTGGTGGTCAGCATCCAGAGCATCCGCGATCCGCTGATGTCCACCCTGATGCTGGACTACGCGCTGCGTTTGCAGGAACGCGGCACCGACCTCGACATCCTGTTGGTGACCGAGGAGCCCGTACCCACCTCGTTGGATGCCGCCTTGGCCGAGCGGTTGCGGCGGGCACGCATCACCTGGCGCCCGCTGCGCTATGACCTGAAGGGTGCCCAGTTCCTGCAGCGCATCCGGAACATCGCCCGGCTGGCCTGGTGGTCGTGGTGGTTCACGCGCGGCTATGCGGAGCGCACTGTGGTGGGCTTCCTGTCCATGGCCAGCGCCTACGCCACGCTGGTGCGGCCCTTCGGTTTCCAGCGTCTCGTGGTGGTCAACTTCGAGCCGCACAGCCAGTACATGCGGGAGCTGGGCCTGTGGCCTGAACGGTCCATGAAGTACCGCGTGGTTCGCTGGTCGGAAGACCTCGAAGTGCGCCGTGCGGACGTGGTGGTGGCACCGGCCACGGCTGTGATGGATCATGTGCGGGCCCTTCGGCCCGGGGTGGAGATGCACCTGCAGGGCGTCACCATCGACGTACCGGCCAACGCAAGGGACGAGGCGGCCGGGGCGGAGGTGCGCAGGCGGCTGGGGCTCGACGGTCGGACGGTGGTGCTCTACATCGGCAAGTTCCAGGGCATCTATTACAGCGAGGCGGAGTACGTGGCCTTCATGCGCACGGCCTGTGCCGCCGATCCCACGGTGCATCACCTGATCATCACGCATGAGGAGCACACGGCCCCGCTGCGCCGGTCGCAGGGCTGGTCGGACGTGAAGGCCCGCACCACCGTACTGGGCCCCATGGCGCCCGAGGAGTTGCGCCCGTACCTCTCCGCCGCGGACCTGGGTGTGATCGCCGTTCCGCCCACGCCTTCGCAACGCTTCCGTTCGCCGGTGAAGACCGCGCTTTACTGGGCCGCGGGCGTGCCGATCTTGATCCCTGAAGGGGTGGCGGACGACTGGTGGATCGCCCGGGACGAAAAGGTCGGGATCGTGGTGAAGGACCTTCCGGCCGTGAGCATCGAGGAGCTCAGGGCCGGCCTGGACCACCTTCGCACCACGCCGCTGGACGAGTTGCGCGCGCGGTGCGTGGACGTCGCCATGCGGCTTCGCGACACAGGGCACATGGTCGACCTGCTGGCGCGGATCATCCCCGTGCGGCACGGGCGCCAGCGCCCGTGAGCGGCTGCGATGTGCGGCTATCTTTGGCCGCCGCACCGGCCCGTGGCCGACCACCGCGCACGAATCCCGATCCGCATGGCCAACGCCCGCCGCAGGCTCATCGACCGGTACAAGGTCCAGCTCACCATCTCGGCGTTGATCCGCAACGCCGGATGGCAGGCGCGGCGCATCCCCTCCGGCAAACGTTTCCTCGATGTGGGCTGCGGGACCAATACGCACACGGAGTTCGTCAACCTGGACTACATCTGGAACCCCGGCATCGATGTGTGCTGGGACATCGTGCGGCATACCTATCCGTTCCCCGACGGACGCTTCGAAGGCATCTACACCGAGCACTGCCTGGAGCACATCCCGTTGGAGGCCTGTGAGCGCAATCTGCGCGAGTTCCACCGGATGTTGAAGCCCGGCGGCCGCGTGCGGATCGTGGTGCCCGATGGCGAGATGCTCATCGACATCTACAAGGACCGCAGGGGGGGCGGGGCGCGTCGCATGCCGCATGAGGACGGCTACGACACCATGATGCAGTGCATCAACGGGGTGTTCCGGAACCACGGCCACCTCTTCATCTACGACCTGGAGACCATGAAGCTGTTGCTGGAGCGCAGCGGGTTCCGACAGGTGGAGCGGATGGCGTACAAGCAGGGTCGGGATCCGGCGTTGATCAACGATTCGGAGGTGCGTAGCCGCGAGTCGCTGTATGTGGAGGCCGTGAAGTGACGGTTCAGCGCAGCAGGGCCCTCAGGGCCATCCCATAGCGCCCACGCTGCCGAAAGGAGCCGAACATCATCCGTTTGCGCCGCAACGTGTATACCGTCAGCTCAAGGAAGGAGGCGAGGCCCCGGCGGCGGAGCTCATGTCCGATGTGGATCAAGGAGCGTTCCATTCCTTCGAGGTTGGTGGTCATCGAGCTGTGACCGGTCCGGCGGTAGAACAGGATGTCCTCCTTCGTGAACCCGTACCGTCGGCCCTTGCAGAAGCGGAGGAAGAAGAACAGGTCCTCGGCATGGGTGATCCCCTCCTCGAACCGCAGGTTCCTGTCCAGGTCCCAACGCAGCATCCAGCTGGGGCCCATGAAGCAGCGGCCGCTGAAGGTGATCAGTTCATGGAACGCATCGTCCGTGCGTTGCGGCATGAACACGCGACGCTCACTCTCCAGCGTGGCGTCCATCACCCGCACCCGGCCGTCCACCATGCCGAGTCCGGGATCCTTGAGGAACTCGGCCACACGCGCTTCCAGGCTCCGCCGCGGCATCACATCGTCCGCGTCCAGGAAACAGAGGTATGTGCCACTGGCCACTTCCAGGGCCTTGTTGCGCGCGCTGCCAATGCCGCCGTTCGGCTTGTGCAGGGCGATGATCCGGGGGTCGTCGAAGGCATCGATCACGGATGCGGTTCCATCCGTGCTGCCGTCGTCCACGATGATCAGCTCCCAGTCCGTCAGCGTCTGCGCCAGCACGGAACGCACGGCCGCTTCGATGTAACGCTCCGTATTGTAGGCGGGCATCACGATGCTGACGAGCGGTGTCATGCGGCCGGTCATGGATGGGCGAGCCGCTTCACCACCTGGGCGAAGCGTTCCGTGATGCGTTCGATGTGCAGGTCATGGATGAACGCCTTGTCGGGATGGAGCGTGCACCGGCCTTCGAGCAGGTCGATGATGCGGTCGGCCGCAGCCGCAGGGTCGTCCGGTGGGCAGGCGATGGAGAGCCCGGTGCGCTCCAGCAGGTCGCGTTGGGCACCTTCGCACACGAAGGCCAGCATCGGTTTCACCTGGGCGACATACTCGAAGGTCTTGCCCGCGATGCTGTAGTCGCGCCCGCCCACCACCTTGGAGGAGGTGATCAGCAGGGCATCACAGTCCGCTTGGAAGCGGATGGAGCTGGCGTGGTCCACGCGGCCGTGCAGCTTCACCTTGTCCTGGAGCCCATGCTCCTTCACCATGTCGATGAGCCAGGGTGGCACATCGCCGATGAACTCCACGCGGAGCAGGTCGAAGAGGTCCGGTCTACGCAGGCGAAGCTCCTTCAGGGCAGCGAAGAAGGCCCATGGCGACCGGTAGCGCCAATCCTCACGGCGCGGGGCGTATTGCAGCCATTGCCAGGGCTTCTTGCGCCAGCAGGGCTTGAACATCAGGTCGCGCTGGTACGGCGTGTAGTAGAAGCTGCCGACGTAGCCGATGGTGAACGGCCGCTGCGGTGTGGCCGGTGGCAGCTGGATGCGGTCCGGTACGACGGGCGGTGGCTGGTCATACCCGTTCGTAACAAGGTGGAACCGATCGGCCGGGACCATGGGGTGCAGCGCCTGGAGGTCGGCGATGGTCTGCGGGGAGGTGACGGTGATGGCGTCCGCCGCG
The Flavobacteriales bacterium DNA segment above includes these coding regions:
- a CDS encoding YihY/virulence factor BrkB family protein yields the protein MMERLKRKLLFSRSFRQVVRWAKRVRLPGFDGFSLYAISRFFFLALATGRLETRASAIAFKLFVAFFPAVIVLLTLIPFIPIADFQVKLLATFQEMLPLEVYRFIEGTLHDLVVKKHGALLSVSFVVGVYLASNSIDAILHGFSGSTNLTQWHSALKQRLLSLGLLLALTILVVIAIPVLTFSNTVIAWLETHGLVTGWFEVAGLFAAKWGISTLLVLTMIALLYNAGDPSSKRFHLITPGAIVALVLILVLSQALAFIFGNITDYNALYGSIGAILAVQFWIYLNMIALLVGYELNISISRARHAHTSELRPVRRA
- the nadC gene encoding carboxylating nicotinate-nucleotide diphosphorylase translates to MTVLPPGTETLITAALAEDIGDGDHTTRSTIPPGARGGMRLLVKQDGVLAGVDLARAICAQAHPDLHMRPLLEDGAHVKAGDVAFTLTGPVQALLTTERVLLNFMQRLSGIATLTRRFVDALDGTGCRVLDTRKTTPTLRALEKWAVRIGGGENHRFGLYDMILIKDNHVDFAGGVGRAIEAARDHVKALALDIPIEVEARTLREVEEILAHGGADRIMLDNFGHDDLRRAVALIGRRHRTEASGGITLANARATAECGVDFISVGALTHSATSLDLSLKAL
- a CDS encoding DUF4783 domain-containing protein encodes the protein MLKHLSLALAIALHALPGLAQDAVKDRVVAALGTGNSKELAQHFIPNIDLTVGGSSDVYSKAQAEQILRRFFDENPPVGMVVEHQGQSKLGDQYYIGILRSRTGHFRVTFFLKRSGDQLQVKQLRIEAGRSDH
- a CDS encoding 23S rRNA (pseudouridine(1915)-N(3))-methyltransferase RlmH → MRIRMVMVGRNAPGPVTEAFEEMLGRLQRSFPVDQVVVADPPGTDPERKRREGTDRLLKAVEKDTLVVLLDEHGEGLSSTAFAARLGRWRDQGLRQVAFVIGGAYGVDDRLRSRATHVIALSPMTFTHQLVRLVLAEQLYRASEILRGSGYHH
- a CDS encoding methyltransferase domain-containing protein: MANARRRLIDRYKVQLTISALIRNAGWQARRIPSGKRFLDVGCGTNTHTEFVNLDYIWNPGIDVCWDIVRHTYPFPDGRFEGIYTEHCLEHIPLEACERNLREFHRMLKPGGRVRIVVPDGEMLIDIYKDRRGGGARRMPHEDGYDTMMQCINGVFRNHGHLFIYDLETMKLLLERSGFRQVERMAYKQGRDPALINDSEVRSRESLYVEAVK
- a CDS encoding glycosyltransferase family 2 protein: MTPLVSIVMPAYNTERYIEAAVRSVLAQTLTDWELIIVDDGSTDGTASVIDAFDDPRIIALHKPNGGIGSARNKALEVASGTYLCFLDADDVMPRRSLEARVAEFLKDPGLGMVDGRVRVMDATLESERRVFMPQRTDDAFHELITFSGRCFMGPSWMLRWDLDRNLRFEEGITHAEDLFFFLRFCKGRRYGFTKEDILFYRRTGHSSMTTNLEGMERSLIHIGHELRRRGLASFLELTVYTLRRKRMMFGSFRQRGRYGMALRALLR
- a CDS encoding glycosyltransferase, giving the protein MKVLFITHQFPPLNIGGSHRPFKFVKHLHRSGITPVVITPEPAAHRGASLDKEVAGLDGHAVVIRTPVDPPTWADRVRGSYYLNTLDPEGRRWRRHLLAAAEQAARDHELKAVIISIPPFSTGALGVEVAHGLKLPLLVDLRDAWSLWLITPYVSRLHFLWRRAHERRLLRAADAITVTSPQTIADLQALHPMVPADRFHLVTNGYDQPPPVVPDRIQLPPATPQRPFTIGYVGSFYYTPYQRDLMFKPCWRKKPWQWLQYAPRREDWRYRSPWAFFAALKELRLRRPDLFDLLRVEFIGDVPPWLIDMVKEHGLQDKVKLHGRVDHASSIRFQADCDALLITSSKVVGGRDYSIAGKTFEYVAQVKPMLAFVCEGAQRDLLERTGLSIACPPDDPAAAADRIIDLLEGRCTLHPDKAFIHDLHIERITERFAQVVKRLAHP